Proteins encoded in a region of the Haloarchaeobius salinus genome:
- a CDS encoding archaellin/type IV pilin N-terminal domain-containing protein, whose translation MKRRGQAGIGTLVMFVALVVVAAMAGGALLGGANAIRLQAQDETESTIADIGTGVTVVNEVGRVDDDGESVRYVRLSVKLGPGTNESDLRNATIHYTDDDVTTRLNFTNRTANATNFTVAAPVDADDSAPVLDDETDTFHVFVAVEAIRAGVEDGPAGITWRTNAGLTIVTENDMRTTVTLTPPSALEGRDWVAV comes from the coding sequence ATGAAGCGTCGGGGGCAGGCCGGCATCGGGACGCTCGTCATGTTCGTCGCGCTGGTCGTCGTCGCCGCCATGGCGGGTGGCGCACTGCTCGGCGGGGCGAACGCGATCCGGCTGCAGGCCCAGGACGAGACCGAGTCGACCATCGCCGACATCGGGACCGGCGTGACGGTCGTCAACGAGGTCGGTCGCGTAGACGACGACGGTGAGAGCGTCCGCTACGTCCGCCTCAGCGTGAAGCTCGGCCCGGGGACGAACGAGAGCGACCTCCGGAACGCGACCATCCACTACACCGACGACGACGTGACAACGAGACTCAACTTCACCAACCGGACCGCGAACGCGACGAACTTCACCGTCGCCGCGCCCGTCGACGCCGACGACTCCGCCCCGGTGCTCGACGACGAGACGGACACGTTCCACGTCTTCGTCGCCGTCGAGGCCATCCGCGCGGGCGTCGAGGACGGCCCCGCGGGTATCACCTGGCGGACGAACGCCGGCCTCACCATCGTCACGGAGAACGACATGCGTACGACGGTGACGCTGACACCGCCGAGCGCGCTCGAGGGCAGGGACTGGGTCGCGGTCTGA
- a CDS encoding FAD-binding and (Fe-S)-binding domain-containing protein gives MASDPDAAADPDVTVDARDAAATYDYRSDDVARPDLLDALAARVDGDVRFDSYSRQLYATDASIYEQLPVGVVFPRSTDDVAAVVAYCADEGIPVLPRGGGTSLAGQTVNEAVVLDFTRYMDAVESVGPDERRVRAQPGVRLGDLNDRLADHGLKFAPDPAWGDKSALGGAIGNNSTGAHSLRYGKTDAYVESCEVVLADGTVTEFGEISVDELRERADPDGDLEARIHAEVARILDEEADEIRERYPDLKRNVSGYNLDWLVEDAEGASRGVGEPDTDGGTVNLAKLLCGSEGTLAVVTEATVSLEPVPETKSLALLCYDDLVTAMADVPAILDHEPAAVELVDEVLLDLARDTAEFADVAGSLPAGTRATLLVEFYAEDDAAGERAVADLLADRVPAAVEGVHGSGRSNDPARAFDALEAHDDAERAKIWKLRKSGLPILLSRTSDAKHVSFIEDTAVPPESLPEFVEGFREILDDHDTFASFYAHAGPGVLHVRPLVDAKTTAGVESMESIADAVTDLVVELGGSVSGEHGDGRARTQWNRKLYGDGLWETFRQLKSAFDPDWLLNPGQVCGDVRMTENLRHGSDYAFDAGFEPELEWNNENGFQGMVELCHGCGGCRGDQHTTGGVMCPTYRASREEITSTRGRANMLRSAMAGDLPGDATDDEFVDEVMDLCIGCKGCAHDCPSEVDMAKLKAEVVHEHHEREGVPLRDRLFGRVHDLSRVGSALAPVSNWLADLGPARAVGERLIGIDADRSLPTFHRETFRKRFVARGGPAVPEHDADRKALLYPDTHTNYTDPDSGMAAVAVLEAAGVHVQLPDGVGDTGRPAYSKGLLDAARETARENVARLAPRVREGWDVVLVEPSNAVMLQSDYPDLLGGDSVHELADATYGVCEYLDTFRLDDAIDFAAPDESLTYHGHCHQKATAKDHHAVGVLRRAGYDVDPLDSTCCGMAGSFGYEAEHRGMSAAIARILYDQVDESAGDRVVAPGASCRTQLADRDVLDGGADATEPPTPVELLARALEQR, from the coding sequence ATGGCCAGCGACCCCGACGCCGCCGCCGACCCCGACGTCACCGTCGACGCTCGCGACGCGGCGGCGACCTACGACTACCGGAGCGACGACGTGGCCCGGCCCGACCTCCTCGACGCGCTCGCCGCTCGGGTCGACGGCGACGTGCGCTTCGACTCCTACTCCCGTCAGCTCTACGCGACGGACGCGAGCATCTACGAGCAGTTACCCGTCGGCGTCGTCTTCCCCCGGTCGACCGACGACGTGGCCGCCGTCGTGGCCTACTGCGCGGACGAGGGCATCCCCGTCCTCCCGCGCGGCGGCGGCACCTCGCTGGCCGGGCAGACCGTCAACGAGGCCGTCGTGCTCGATTTCACGCGCTACATGGACGCCGTCGAGTCGGTCGGACCCGACGAGCGCCGGGTCCGCGCCCAGCCCGGCGTCCGCCTCGGCGACCTGAACGACCGGCTCGCCGACCACGGCCTGAAGTTCGCGCCCGACCCGGCGTGGGGCGACAAGAGCGCCCTCGGCGGAGCCATCGGCAACAACTCGACGGGCGCGCACTCGCTGCGCTACGGCAAGACCGACGCCTACGTCGAATCCTGCGAGGTCGTCCTCGCCGACGGCACCGTCACCGAGTTCGGCGAGATATCCGTGGACGAACTCCGGGAGCGTGCCGACCCCGACGGCGACCTCGAAGCCCGAATCCACGCCGAGGTCGCCCGTATCCTCGACGAGGAGGCCGACGAGATACGCGAGCGCTACCCCGACCTGAAGCGGAACGTCTCGGGCTACAACCTCGACTGGCTCGTCGAGGACGCCGAGGGCGCGAGCCGCGGTGTCGGCGAGCCCGACACCGACGGCGGGACGGTCAACCTCGCGAAGCTGCTCTGCGGGAGCGAGGGCACCCTCGCCGTCGTCACCGAGGCCACCGTCTCGCTGGAACCCGTCCCCGAGACGAAGTCGCTCGCGCTGCTCTGCTACGACGACCTCGTGACCGCGATGGCGGACGTGCCGGCCATCCTCGACCACGAGCCCGCCGCCGTCGAGCTCGTCGACGAGGTGCTGCTCGACCTCGCCCGGGACACCGCCGAGTTCGCCGACGTGGCCGGCAGTCTGCCGGCAGGCACGCGGGCGACCCTGCTCGTCGAGTTCTACGCCGAGGACGACGCCGCGGGCGAGCGCGCGGTCGCGGACCTGCTCGCTGACCGTGTGCCCGCGGCGGTCGAGGGTGTCCACGGGTCCGGGAGAAGCAACGACCCGGCCCGCGCCTTCGACGCGCTCGAAGCCCACGACGACGCCGAGCGGGCGAAGATCTGGAAGCTCCGCAAGTCCGGGCTCCCCATCCTGCTCTCGCGCACCAGCGACGCGAAGCACGTCTCGTTCATCGAGGACACCGCCGTCCCGCCCGAGTCGCTGCCCGAGTTCGTCGAGGGCTTCCGCGAGATCCTCGACGACCACGACACGTTCGCGAGCTTCTACGCCCACGCCGGGCCGGGCGTGCTCCACGTCCGCCCGCTGGTGGACGCGAAGACGACGGCAGGCGTCGAGTCGATGGAGTCCATCGCCGACGCCGTCACCGACCTCGTGGTGGAGCTGGGCGGCTCCGTGTCGGGCGAGCACGGCGACGGCCGCGCACGCACCCAGTGGAACCGGAAGCTGTACGGCGACGGGCTCTGGGAGACGTTCCGCCAGCTCAAGAGCGCCTTCGACCCGGACTGGCTCCTGAACCCGGGGCAGGTCTGCGGCGACGTCCGGATGACCGAGAACCTGCGCCACGGCTCCGACTACGCGTTCGACGCGGGCTTCGAGCCCGAACTGGAGTGGAACAACGAGAACGGCTTCCAGGGGATGGTCGAGCTCTGTCACGGCTGTGGCGGCTGTCGCGGCGACCAGCACACCACCGGCGGCGTGATGTGTCCGACCTACCGGGCGAGCCGCGAGGAGATCACCTCGACCCGGGGGCGGGCGAACATGCTCCGGTCGGCGATGGCCGGCGATCTACCGGGCGACGCGACCGACGACGAGTTCGTCGACGAGGTCATGGACCTCTGCATCGGCTGCAAGGGCTGTGCCCACGACTGCCCGAGCGAGGTCGACATGGCGAAGCTCAAGGCGGAGGTCGTCCACGAGCACCACGAGCGCGAGGGCGTTCCCCTCCGCGACCGGCTGTTCGGCCGCGTCCACGACCTCTCGCGGGTCGGCAGCGCGCTCGCGCCCGTCTCGAACTGGCTGGCCGACCTCGGCCCGGCGCGAGCCGTCGGCGAACGGCTGATCGGCATCGACGCCGACCGCTCCCTGCCGACGTTCCACCGCGAGACGTTCCGGAAGCGGTTCGTGGCCCGCGGCGGGCCGGCGGTGCCGGAGCACGACGCCGACCGGAAGGCGCTGCTCTATCCGGACACGCACACGAACTACACCGATCCCGATTCGGGGATGGCCGCCGTCGCGGTGCTCGAAGCCGCTGGTGTCCACGTGCAGCTCCCCGACGGCGTCGGCGACACCGGCCGGCCGGCGTACTCGAAGGGGCTGCTCGACGCGGCACGGGAGACGGCCCGCGAGAACGTCGCCCGGCTCGCACCCCGCGTGCGCGAGGGCTGGGACGTGGTGCTGGTCGAGCCATCGAACGCGGTGATGCTCCAGTCCGACTACCCGGACCTGCTCGGCGGCGACTCAGTCCACGAGCTCGCCGACGCCACCTACGGGGTCTGCGAGTACCTCGACACGTTCCGGCTGGACGACGCCATCGACTTCGCCGCGCCCGACGAGTCGCTCACCTACCACGGCCACTGCCACCAGAAGGCGACCGCGAAGGACCACCACGCGGTCGGCGTGCTCCGGCGCGCGGGCTACGACGTGGACCCGCTCGACTCCACCTGCTGTGGGATGGCCGGGAGCTTCGGCTACGAGGCCGAACACCGTGGCATGAGCGCCGCCATCGCGCGCATCCTCTACGACCAGGTCGACGAGAGCGCCGGCGACCGCGTCGTCGCGCCCGGCGCGTCCTGTCGCACCCAGCTCGCCGACCGCGACGTGCTCGACGGAGGGGCGGACGCGACCGAGCCTCCGACGCCGGTCGAGCTCCTGGCCCGAGCACTCGAACAGCGATAG